In the genome of Rhodoferax sp. BAB1, one region contains:
- the ftsL gene encoding cell division protein FtsL, with product MTRVNLVLLLAVLASALYLVSVQYDSRRLFAEIDRAVLEARRIETEREQLELQKRQQATVQRVEKLAKDKLDMRAATPAITDYVSYQPYSGSVPAAAVVQPRVSGGRLQ from the coding sequence ATGACCAGAGTGAATCTCGTCCTGCTGCTCGCCGTGCTGGCCAGCGCGCTCTATCTGGTGAGCGTGCAGTACGATTCGCGCCGCCTGTTTGCCGAGATCGACCGCGCCGTGCTGGAGGCGCGCCGCATCGAGACCGAGCGCGAGCAGCTGGAGCTGCAAAAGCGCCAGCAGGCCACGGTGCAGCGTGTCGAGAAGCTGGCCAAGGACAAGCTGGACATGCGCGCGGCCACGCCCGCCATCACCGACTACGTGAGCTACCAGCCCTACAGCGGCAGCGTTCCGGCCGCCGCTGTCGTGCAGCCG